A single window of Rubripirellula lacrimiformis DNA harbors:
- a CDS encoding P-II family nitrogen regulator, which yields MKQIVTIVRPHLAEQVLKSLRLAPIEALSVTEVKGYGRQKSYLDEYQETEYSQAFVPKVEITMWVDDTRCDEILEKIVSVARSGRIGDGKIFVLPVGEFL from the coding sequence ATGAAACAGATCGTCACCATCGTCCGCCCGCACCTGGCTGAACAGGTTCTCAAGAGCCTTCGGCTGGCACCGATCGAAGCGCTTAGCGTTACGGAAGTCAAAGGATACGGACGTCAAAAAAGTTACCTGGACGAATACCAGGAAACCGAATATTCCCAAGCGTTTGTTCCCAAAGTGGAAATCACGATGTGGGTCGACGATACGCGATGTGACGAGATCCTAGAAAAAATCGTGTCTGTCGCCCGCAGCGGCCGAATCGGCGATGGCAAGATCTTTGTGCTTCCCGTTGGCGAATTCCTGTAG
- a CDS encoding beta-propeller fold lactonase family protein has translation MTSRHLVLPVAIGLWVSTLIVAGGFSAVSAETTVGGTSAAPIGSPPQEMDRSPVDLAISPDGQWIVTINETSDSASLIRVADRTVVNEISIGQHPANLAFTPDGEFVLVTCAWAGTVQVLQISRDRLHLVRTIPVGMRPCGIAVSANSSKAYVGLVASGEVAEIDWQRGVVERRFHVGDWPRYLTLSNDASRLAVGLAGQSEIAVIDVASGENLYGEPLSGGINLGQMLTSADGTYAYFPWMVYRTNPINVRNIRLGWVLASRIGRVRLDGPAYREAVSLDVPGIAVADSHDLVISDDGKRIVASSSGTHELLVYRLPDLPFIAEGGPGDLIDPQLQYDPERFHRIEVGGRPMGMAIQRDPASGNQMVYVANYLANSVQVVEVVADDVAISSVVAEIPLGGPAKKTLARTGMEIFYDAKRSLDQWYSCHSCHPGGGSNSRVMDTFNDGTEMTFKTVLPLQNVTKTSPWTWHGWQDDLSDAMHRSIVSSMQGTAPESRDKEALVAFLETLDHPPNPYRLADGSLSESAMRGQDVFRSPKAACTDCHSGPLLTDGQIHDVDTGSKSDHYQGYNTPSLLGTYAKVRWLHHGRAKSLEDVVTDWHSPEKVNGTGPLSESEAADLVEYLKSL, from the coding sequence ATGACGTCCAGACACTTGGTTTTGCCAGTCGCGATCGGCCTGTGGGTCAGCACCCTGATCGTCGCGGGCGGGTTTTCGGCGGTATCTGCAGAGACGACCGTTGGCGGAACGTCCGCCGCACCGATTGGTTCCCCACCCCAGGAAATGGACCGGTCCCCCGTCGATCTGGCAATTTCGCCCGATGGCCAGTGGATCGTCACGATCAACGAAACGTCGGATTCGGCATCCCTGATCCGCGTTGCCGATCGAACGGTCGTGAACGAGATTTCCATCGGTCAGCATCCGGCAAACCTAGCGTTCACGCCCGATGGCGAATTTGTACTGGTCACCTGCGCGTGGGCAGGAACTGTCCAGGTGCTGCAGATCAGCCGTGATCGTCTGCACTTGGTCCGCACGATCCCCGTCGGCATGCGGCCCTGCGGGATCGCTGTCTCGGCGAATTCGTCCAAGGCTTACGTCGGTTTGGTGGCGTCCGGCGAAGTTGCCGAAATCGACTGGCAACGGGGAGTCGTCGAGCGACGGTTTCACGTTGGCGATTGGCCTCGCTATCTGACACTGTCCAACGATGCGAGCCGCTTGGCAGTCGGGCTGGCGGGCCAGAGCGAGATTGCTGTGATCGATGTTGCATCCGGCGAAAACTTGTACGGCGAACCCTTGTCGGGTGGGATCAATCTGGGACAGATGTTGACCTCGGCCGATGGAACCTATGCCTATTTCCCTTGGATGGTTTACCGAACCAATCCGATCAACGTCCGCAACATTCGTTTGGGTTGGGTTTTGGCTAGCCGAATCGGACGTGTCCGGCTGGATGGCCCCGCCTATCGCGAAGCGGTTTCGTTGGACGTGCCCGGAATCGCGGTCGCGGATTCGCACGACTTGGTGATAAGCGACGATGGGAAACGGATCGTTGCGTCGTCGTCGGGGACTCACGAATTGTTGGTGTACCGTTTGCCCGACCTACCGTTCATTGCCGAAGGCGGCCCCGGCGATTTGATCGACCCTCAATTGCAATACGATCCCGAGCGGTTCCATCGGATCGAAGTCGGTGGACGGCCGATGGGGATGGCGATCCAACGTGACCCGGCGTCGGGCAACCAGATGGTGTACGTGGCGAACTATCTGGCCAACAGTGTGCAGGTGGTCGAGGTGGTTGCTGACGATGTCGCGATCAGCAGCGTGGTCGCCGAAATTCCGTTGGGTGGGCCAGCCAAGAAAACCTTGGCCCGAACGGGAATGGAGATCTTCTATGACGCCAAGCGAAGCCTGGACCAGTGGTACAGTTGTCACTCCTGTCACCCCGGCGGGGGCAGCAATTCGCGGGTGATGGATACCTTCAATGATGGGACCGAGATGACGTTCAAGACGGTCTTGCCGCTCCAAAACGTCACCAAGACGTCGCCATGGACGTGGCACGGTTGGCAAGATGACCTCAGCGACGCGATGCACCGATCCATCGTGTCGTCGATGCAGGGGACTGCACCGGAGAGTCGCGATAAAGAAGCCTTGGTCGCGTTTTTGGAGACGCTGGATCATCCACCCAACCCGTACCGCTTGGCCGATGGTTCGCTAAGCGAATCGGCAATGCGTGGCCAGGACGTGTTTCGAAGTCCGAAAGCGGCTTGTACCGATTGTCACTCTGGCCCGTTGCTAACCGATGGCCAGATCCATGACGTCGATACGGGATCTAAATCGGACCACTACCAGGGATACAACACACCATCGTTGCTGGGCACCTACGCCAAGGTACGCTGGTTGCACCACGGTCGGGCCAAGAGTTTGGAAGACGTGGTGACGGACTGGCATAGCCCCGAAAAGGTCAACGGCACCGGTCCGCTAAGCGAATCCGAGGCCGCGGATCTGGTGGAATACCTCAAGTCGCTGTGA